The Strix uralensis isolate ZFMK-TIS-50842 chromosome 35, bStrUra1, whole genome shotgun sequence genome has a window encoding:
- the LOC141936862 gene encoding uncharacterized protein LOC141936862: MALATPLTHRRPGPFSAARNCITTTTLCLFSGFTDLTNQQVVTGLISWGAQVVTWFCGPSLLPEGVDDDVHLSRPFYNCPLIQSCYTGHRQKLEHLSRSFCDTRDALGADLLGCNCSIPDPQLVWRIVSQVEFCLSDKNLAKDAFLHQHQTADVLQEDDLGNLPLKSSRNLLFEILVTTTLRGIPTQRYWVRACCDPGELKGSYSGSLFTGSQDDLGQYFFFILAISLFKPGRQPNTTQLLTHLRTGDGGGNWRGKGKETCRLR, translated from the exons ATGGCTCTTGCAACTCCACTGACCCACCGACGTCCCGGTCCCTTCAGCGCTGCCAG GAATTGCATAACAACCACCACCTTATGCCTTTTTTCAGGATTTACAGACTTGACAAACCAGCAGGTGGTAACTGGCCTCATTTCTTGGGGTGCACAAGTGGTCACCTGGTTCTGTGGACCCAGTCTCCTTCCAGAGGGTGTAG ATGATGACGTGCATTTGTCTAGGCCTTTCTACAATTGTCCTCTGATTCAGAGCTGCTATACTGGTCATCGACAGAAGCTTGAGCATTTATCGAG gagCTTCTGCGACACACGTGATGCTTTGGGGGCTGATCTGTTGGGCTGCAACTGCTCCATCCCTGACCCGCAGCTGGTCTGGAGGATTGTGTCACAGGTGGAGTTCTGTCTCTCTGACAAGAACCTGGCCAAGGATGCCTTCCTTCATCAGCATCAAACTGCTGATGTCCTTCAAGAAG atgatcttggaaatcttccttTGAAATCCTCAAGAAATCTACTATTTGAAATCCTCGTGACAACCaccctgagaggcatcccaactcagAGGTACTGGGTCAGAGCCTGCTGTGATCccggagagctcaaagggtcttacTCAGGATCACTATTTACAGGATCACAAGATGAccttggtcagtatttttttttcattttggccatatCGTTGTTTAAACccggccggcagccaaacaccacacagctgctcactcacctcCGCACGGGGGACGGTGGAGGCaactggaggggtaaaggtaaggagacttgtaggttgagataa